The Flavobacterium sp. 140616W15 sequence ATACCGCCCTTCCTCAGGGTCATAGTACCTAAAACGATTGTAAGCAAATCTTCTCTCTGCTATACTTCAATAAATTACCAAACCTTATTGCTGTACAATTTCAAAAATAGCTTATTTTTCTTTCAAATAAAAAAAACACAACAATTAGCACAATAAAAATGACTTTTATATAAAACAACAAAACCCGCTAATCTAGTGGGTTTTGTATTTATTATCTTGTCAGTGCGAAGTCAGAAACATTTTCTTTTAATGAACAACTTTGGATAGGTGGGTACTCCTTAAGCTTCTAAAAATATTTTATAATATCCTAATCTTCCTTTTGAAAAAACCCTTATCTCTTTACCTGAATTTATTTTCCTCTTACCAAAACCTCCCAAACATATACCTAAACCATAAAAATTAATATATCCTTTTACTTCTTCTGAAGGTTTTGAATTTGACAATGACGATAAAACATTAATTATATTATTTGTATTAACTAAATCAATATTATTAATAAAAATTTTTACATTTTCTAAATTAGTTTCACTTGAAAATCTAAAATCAACTAGTCTTTTTCTTATGAACACTAATACAAAATCGTCATAATACGCTCTTACTTCATTCATAATTAGATCATTAATCAAATCATTTGCTTCCCCCATTAGTTCAAAAACCTCCTCTTTGGTCATGCCAAATTTGATCTCTCCTACAGAAACAAATGGAATTATGTTAAGTTCTTCTTTCATAGTGTTATTTTGAATAAGCTAATTTTTTCAGTCTCTTATGTTGTGCTTCAGTGATAAATTTTTTCTTTAAAGCTCTATCAACAGCTTCTGCCATACTTTGTGAATAATCGTTGGTAATTTTGCCTGATTTAGTTTTTGCATTGATATCTAATATATCCATTCTCATGGCTTTATCAAATCTTTTGTTATTTATATGTTGCTTCTGTCTAGTTCTATAATCTTTTGCCCCTGGCATATTTTTATACGAAGCTGTTTGAGCATGATCATCAGTTGTCATATGTATTGCAAGTCCAGATCCATGTCCTAATCCATTAATAGAATTTGCTGGCATATGATGAACTTCTCCTCCAATATTAGATGTTCTTACTTGAGAATAAGAGCCACCACCAACAAGCCCAAAAATATCTAGCCATCCATTAGGATCTTCAACATAATTATAAAACCCAAACTCTCCAGAAGCCAAGCCAATTGGATCCTGACTTATATACCGCCCTTCCTCAGGGTCATAGTACCTAAAACGATTGTAAGCAAGTTCTATTTCACTATCATAACTTTCAATAAATTACCTACTGTCTATCAAAGAGCTTACTACTGTGTGATTTCAAAAATAGCATATTTTCTTTCAAATAAAAAAAACCAAGCAGTTAACACAATAAAAATTGACTTTTATATAAAACAACAAAACCCGCTAAATCAGCGGGTTTTGTTGTTTATTCTCTATCAATTTTCTTTGCGCCACACGAAAAGATTCTGCGGGAGCGATGGAACTGACTTTATACTTTAAATAAAATATTTATGAATACTTTCATTACCATCATTTTCTAGTGCTCCCATTTTTGCACTTCTACCGTAATTATTTTCATGGTTTACATCTGCACCATTTTCAATCAGTTTTCTAATAAAATAATCGTCGTTTATTCTTTGCCACCATGTTACAGCTGTTGATAAAATATTGTTACCATTTCCATCGGTTGAATTAACATCTGCTCCAACCTCTATTAAATAATCAAAAAAATCTTTTTTAGAAAGAAGAACAGCTATATGTAACGGACTCATTTTATTTCTTCCATTTACTTGTTTTTCATTAATGTCAATCCCTTTTTTATTAATAAATCGATAATTTCTTTATATTTTTTGCTGTTTTCATTTGAAAACCCTCCTCCAATAAAATAATGCAGGATGTTTCCATAATTATCTTTTTCGTTGATGTCAAAATCTTCTAAAGCTTTTTTAAACTCTTCGAAACTATTATTTATTAAAACTAATTTTAAGTCCTTAATATTCACGCTAATTATTTTTACAAATTAATTTATTCCAATCACTTTTTTACCAGTAATTTCTCTATCCGTTTTATGGTCTACAAAATTCCCATTCCTCTTTAGATTATTTTTATCTAAATGTTCTTTTGTTGTTTTTCTCCATTTTGGTCTTTTTCGTAAATGTTCTGGTAAATTTTGAACTCTTTGTGAATATTTTTTAGCTAAACCAAAAACATCTATCCACGCATTGGTATTATGAACATAGTTATAAAACCCGAACTCTCCAGAAGCCAAGCCAATCGGATCCTGACTGATGT is a genomic window containing:
- a CDS encoding RHS repeat domain-containing protein, with amino-acid sequence MESYDSEIELAYNRFRYYDPEEGRYISQDPIGLASGEFGFYNYVEDPNGWLDIFGLVGGGSYSQVRTSNIGGEVHHMPANSINGLGHGSGLAIHMTTDDHAQTASYKNMPGAKDYRTRQKQHINNKRFDKAMRMDILDINAKTKSGKITNDYSQSMAEAVDRALKKKFITEAQHKRLKKLAYSK
- a CDS encoding ankyrin repeat domain-containing protein, whose protein sequence is MSPLHIAVLLSKKDFFDYLIEVGADVNSTDGNGNNILSTAVTWWQRINDDYFIRKLIENGADVNHENNYGRSAKMGALENDGNESIHKYFI
- a CDS encoding RHS repeat-associated core domain-containing protein encodes the protein MESTPERRFAYNRFRYYDPEEGRYISQDPIGLASGEFGFYNYVHNTNAWIDVFGLAKKYSQRVQNLPEHLRKRPKWRKTTKEHLDKNNLKRNGNFVDHKTDREITGKKVIGIN